Proteins from one Streptococcus mitis B6 genomic window:
- a CDS encoding NCS2 family permease: MDKLFKLKENGTDVRTEVLAGLTTFFAMSYILFVNPQILSQTGMPAQGVFLATIIGAVAGTLMMAFYANLPYAQAPGMGLNAFFTFTVVFGLGYSWQEALAMVFICGIISLIITLTNVRKMIIESIPNALRSAISAGIGVFLAYVGIKNAGLLKFSIDPGNYTVAGEGADKAQAAITANASAVPGLVSFNNPAVLVALAGLAITIFFVIKGIKGGIILSILTTTVLAIAVGLVDLSSIDFANNHVGAAFEDLKTVFGAALGSEGLGALISDTARLPETLMAILAFSLTDIFDTIGTLIGTGEKVGIVATNGENHQSAKLDKALYSDLIGTSIGAIAGTSNVTTYVESAAGIGAGGRTGLTALVVAICFAISSFFSPLLAIVPTAATAPILIIVGIMMLASLKNIHWDDMSEAVPAFFTSIFMGFSYSITQGIAVGFLTYTLTKLVKGQAKDVHVMIWILDALFILNYISMAL; the protein is encoded by the coding sequence ATGGACAAATTATTTAAACTAAAAGAGAACGGTACAGACGTTCGTACAGAGGTTCTCGCTGGTTTAACAACTTTCTTTGCAATGAGCTATATTCTCTTTGTAAACCCACAAATTCTTTCGCAAACAGGAATGCCTGCTCAGGGTGTATTCCTTGCAACGATTATCGGTGCAGTAGCAGGAACCTTGATGATGGCCTTCTATGCTAACCTGCCATACGCTCAAGCGCCAGGTATGGGACTCAATGCCTTCTTTACCTTTACAGTCGTATTCGGACTTGGTTATTCATGGCAAGAAGCCCTAGCTATGGTCTTCATCTGTGGAATTATCTCATTGATTATTACCTTGACAAATGTTCGTAAAATGATCATTGAATCGATTCCAAACGCTCTTCGCTCAGCCATTTCAGCTGGTATCGGTGTCTTTCTTGCCTACGTAGGGATTAAGAATGCTGGGCTTTTGAAATTCTCTATCGATCCAGGAAATTACACGGTTGCAGGAGAAGGGGCTGACAAGGCTCAAGCAGCGATTACAGCAAATGCTTCAGCAGTTCCAGGATTGGTTAGCTTTAATAATCCAGCTGTTTTGGTGGCTCTTGCAGGACTTGCCATTACTATCTTTTTTGTTATCAAAGGGATTAAAGGGGGAATTATTCTCTCTATCTTGACAACGACTGTTCTTGCTATCGCAGTTGGTTTGGTAGATTTGTCTAGTATCGATTTTGCTAATAACCATGTTGGTGCAGCCTTTGAAGACTTGAAGACAGTCTTTGGTGCAGCTCTTGGTTCAGAAGGTTTGGGAGCTTTGATTTCAGATACAGCTCGCTTGCCTGAAACTCTGATGGCCATTCTTGCCTTCTCATTGACAGATATTTTTGATACGATTGGTACCTTGATCGGTACAGGTGAGAAAGTTGGTATCGTAGCGACAAATGGTGAAAATCACCAATCAGCTAAGTTGGACAAGGCTCTTTACTCTGACTTGATCGGTACTTCAATTGGTGCCATCGCAGGTACTTCAAACGTAACGACTTATGTTGAGTCTGCTGCTGGTATCGGTGCAGGTGGACGTACTGGTTTGACAGCCTTGGTTGTAGCTATCTGTTTTGCGATCTCAAGCTTCTTTAGCCCACTTCTAGCGATTGTACCAACAGCCGCTACAGCTCCAATCTTGATTATCGTTGGGATTATGATGTTGGCTAGCTTGAAAAATATCCATTGGGATGATATGTCAGAAGCAGTTCCTGCTTTCTTCACATCTATCTTTATGGGGTTCAGCTACTCTATCACTCAAGGGATTGCAGTTGGTTTCTTGACTTACACTTTGACTAAGCTTGTCAAAGGTCAAGCTAAAGATGTTCATGTCATGATTTGGATTTTGGATGCCTTGTTTATCCTTAACTACATCAGCATGGCCTTATAA
- a CDS encoding CPBP family intramembrane glutamic endopeptidase: protein MEEKSMWKELLNRAGWLLIFFLATILYQIPVGVTAILTLNAVPLLQSGLIVAGISIVILVLFIIGARKTQLASFNFSFFRAKDLARLGLSYLVIICSNILGSILLQLSNETTTANQSQINDLVQNSSLISSFFLLALLAPICEEILCRGIVPKKIFRGKENLGFVVGTVVFALLHQPSNLPSLLIYGGMSIVLSWTAYKTQRLEMSILLHMIVNGVVFCLLTLVVILSRTLGISV, encoded by the coding sequence ATGGAAGAGAAAAGTATGTGGAAAGAATTGTTGAATCGTGCAGGTTGGCTGTTAATCTTCTTTCTGGCGACAATTTTATATCAGATTCCTGTAGGGGTTACTGCTATTTTAACTTTAAATGCAGTACCACTGTTGCAGTCAGGACTGATAGTTGCAGGAATTTCGATTGTGATTCTGGTGCTGTTTATTATTGGAGCTCGTAAAACGCAATTAGCAAGTTTTAATTTTTCTTTTTTTAGAGCTAAGGACCTAGCACGATTGGGATTAAGTTATTTAGTCATTATCTGTTCAAATATACTTGGTTCTATCTTGTTACAACTGTCAAATGAGACGACAACAGCTAACCAGTCTCAGATTAACGATTTGGTTCAGAATAGTTCTCTGATTTCCAGTTTCTTCTTGTTGGCCTTGCTTGCTCCAATTTGTGAGGAAATCTTGTGCCGTGGGATTGTTCCTAAAAAGATTTTCCGAGGAAAAGAGAACTTGGGATTTGTAGTCGGTACGGTTGTGTTTGCTTTATTGCATCAACCAAGTAATTTACCTTCTTTATTGATTTATGGAGGTATGTCGATCGTTCTGTCTTGGACGGCTTACAAGACCCAACGTTTGGAAATGTCTATCTTACTTCACATGATTGTTAATGGGGTTGTTTTCTGTTTGTTGACTCTCGTGGTAATTTTGAGTCGGACATTAGGGATTTCTGTTTAA
- the folP gene encoding dihydropteroate synthase, with amino-acid sequence MVKSLEGVTDMSSKANHAKTAICGIINVTPDSFSDGGQFFALEQALQQARKLIEEGASMLDIGGESTRPGSSYSYVEIEEEIQRVVPVIKAIRKESDVLISIDTWKSQVAEAALAAGANLVNDITGLMGDEKMAHVVAEARAQVVIMFNPVMARPQHPSSLIFPHFGFGQAFTEKELADFETLPIEDLMEAFFIRALAIAEEAGIAQENILLDPGIGFGLTKKENLLLSRDLDKLHQKGYPIFLGVSRKRFVINILEENGFEVNPETELGFRNRDTASAHVTSIAARQGVEVVRVHDVASHRMAVEIASAIRLADEAENLDLKQYK; translated from the coding sequence ATGGTGAAAAGCCTTGAGGGAGTGACCGATATGTCAAGTAAAGCCAATCATGCAAAGACAGCTATTTGCGGAATTATCAATGTAACCCCAGATTCCTTTTCGGACGGTGGTCAATTTTTTGCTCTTGAGCAGGCACTCCAGCAGGCTCGTAAATTGATAGAAGAAGGGGCTAGCATGCTAGATATCGGCGGAGAATCGACTCGGCCGGGAAGTAGCTATAGCTATGTTGAGATAGAAGAGGAAATCCAGCGTGTTGTTCCAGTGATTAAAGCGATTCGCAAGGAAAGTGATGTCCTCATTTCTATCGATACTTGGAAAAGTCAGGTGGCAGAGGCTGCTTTGGCTGCTGGTGCCAATCTAGTCAATGATATCACTGGTCTTATGGGTGATGAAAAAATGGCCCATGTGGTAGCTGAAGCGAGAGCGCAAGTGGTCATCATGTTTAATCCAGTCATGGCTCGACCTCAGCATCCTAGCTCGCTTATATTTCCTCATTTTGGTTTTGGTCAAGCTTTTACAGAAAAAGAGTTAGCTGACTTTGAAACATTGCCAATCGAAGACTTGATGGAGGCTTTCTTTATACGAGCACTAGCGATAGCAGAGGAAGCTGGTATTGCTCAAGAAAACATCCTGCTGGATCCAGGAATTGGCTTTGGTCTGACCAAGAAAGAAAATCTGCTTCTTTCACGGGACCTGGATAAACTACATCAGAAAGGCTATCCAATCTTTCTCGGAGTTTCGCGCAAGCGATTTGTCATCAATATCCTAGAGGAGAATGGTTTTGAAGTCAATCCTGAGACAGAACTTGGTTTCCGCAATCGGGACACGGCCTCTGCTCATGTAACCAGTATCGCTGCGAGACAGGGTGTAGAAGTGGTGCGCGTGCATGACGTAGCTAGTCACAGGATGGCAGTTGAAATTGCCTCTGCCATTCGTCTGGCTGATGAAGCGGAAAATTTAGATTTAAAACAATATAAATAA